From the Peromyscus leucopus breed LL Stock chromosome 8b, UCI_PerLeu_2.1, whole genome shotgun sequence genome, one window contains:
- the Lrrc3c gene encoding leucine-rich repeat-containing protein 3C, producing MLLQAPGLLHLLLVIGTGGSVPTPQALPHGCYMAEEAGDQTFRCSRAGLSAVPDGIPNSTRKLYLDANQLASVPAGAFQHLPFLEELDLSHNVLVHLSGAAFQGLEGTLRHLDLSANQLASVPVAAFVGLQIQVNLSANPWRCDCALQEVLRQVRLAPGSGTGIVCGPGARPDLVGQEFLPLTREEELCGTGRGGTRRNTDVALLVTMGGWLTLVVAYLIHYVWQNRDVTRRPLKRAPVQPVRSEDSSTVSTVL from the coding sequence ATGCTCCTACAAGCTCCTGGCCTCCTGCACCTCCTGCTGGTGATAGGCACAGGGGGTTCGGTGCCCACCCCCCAGGCGCTGCCCCACGGCTGCTACATGGCCGAAGAAGCTGGCGACCAGACATTCCGCTGCAGCCGGGCTGGCCTGAGTGCCGTACCCGACGGCATCCCCAACAGCACCCGAAAGCTTTACCTGGATGCCAACCAGCTGGCATCCGTGCCAGCTGGTGCCTTCCAGCACTTGCCTTTCCTGGAAGAATTAGACCTGTCTCATAATGTCCTTGTCCACCTCTCAGGGGCTGCTTTCCAGGGCCTGGAGGGCACTCTGCGCCACCTTGACCTCTCCGCCAACCAGCTAGCATCCGTGCCTGTGGCAGCCTTCGTGGGGCTGCAGATCCAAGTGAACCTGTCCGCCAACCCATGGCGCTGCGACTGTGCCCTACAGGAAGTGCTCAGGCAGGTGAGGTTAGCGCCAGGCTCGGGGACAGGCATCGTGTGTGGTCCAGGAGCCCGACCAGATCTCGTGGGACAGGAGTTCCTTCCGCTGACTAGGGAGGAAGAGCTGTGTGGCACGGGACGAGGTGGGACCCGAAGGAACACTGATGTGGCCCTGCTAGTCACCATGGGAGGCTGGCTGACACTGGTAGTGGCCTATCTGATCCACTATGTGTGGCAGAACCGCGATGTGACCCGGCGCCCCCTCAAGCGGGCTCCTGTGCAGCCCGTGCGCTCCGAGGACTCCTCCACCGTCAGCACAGTGCTCTGA